GATGTTGTGCTTGTCCATGATGAAGAGCGCCTCGCGGATCCAGCCGTCGAGGTTGTTCGCGAAGACCGGCTTGCGCGCGGCGGCGCGGCTGGCGGCGGTCTTCGCCGCGGCGCGCTTCTTCGCGTCGGCCTTGGCCTTGGCGACGGCGTCGGCCTTGGCCTTCGCGGCGGCCTTCGCCTTGGCGGCGGCCTTCGCCTTGGCGGCAGCCTCGGCCTTGGCCTTCGCGGCGGCGGTCTGCTTGGCCTGCAGGCTCACGGCGTTCTGCTGCTCGGTGAGGCCGGCGTGCAGCGCCTTCGCCTGCGCGCTGTCGGCGTTGTAGGCCCAGGCGACCGGCTTGGTGTTGGTCAGGGCCTGCGGCTCGGTCTCGGCGGAGGCGTCAGTGCCGGAGGCGAGGGAGAACGTGAGGGCGGCGGCGCTCAGGGCGGCCACACCGGCGATGGAGAGCTTGTGCTTCTTGTTCAGGCGATAGTGACCAGGGGTGTTCGCAGACATGCAGGACTACCTCTTCGAATAGCGCGGGGGTCGCTCAGGCCGGGGCGGCTGCGCCTCTTCGGCGGCGACGGACGCAATTCTTAGCGGCAGCAAAATCCTGTGGCAAAGGTGTGACGTACGATCCCGAGTAGTGGATCAGGGGGCGGGGGATGCCCCCCCGACGCCGCCCCGCGACCGGCCCCAGCAGTACTCACCTGGTGCCTACGTCACCACTAGCGTGGTTCGTAAGTGACCTGGGTCCTATGCGCGGGCTCACACCGGCCCCGGGCCGGTCTCACCATCCGTTGCGTGCGCAATGCGCACAGTGAGACGCCTCCGCCGGGAGGATGAGGTGCACGTCCCCGAACTCGTGCCAGAGGTAGCGCTCCCTCAGCGCCTCGGCGTACGCGGCCTCCAGCGCGGGCCGCCCGGCGACCGCCTCCAGCATCAGCAGATGCGAGGCCTCCGGCTCGTGCAGCCCGGTCAGCAACCCGTCCACCACCCGTACCCCCCGCTCCGGCGTGACCACCAGATCCGTCCACCCCGAGGCCGCCCGCACCACCCCGTCCCGCACCACCCCGTCCCGCCCGGCCTCGGGCCGCCGCTCGGGCGCGACCGTCGCCGACTCCAGCGCCCGCACGGCCGTCGTGCCCACCGCGATCACCCTGCCCCCGCCCGCCCGGGCCGCGTTCACCAGCCACGCCGTCGTCGTCGGCACCTCGAACCACTCCGGGTACGGCGGCTCGTGCGCCTCCGTCGACGCCACCCCCGTGTGCAGCGTCAGCGGAGCGAACTGCACCCCCCGGCTGACCAGCTCCGCCACCAGCTCCGCCGTGAACGGCCGACCCGCGCTCGGCATCTCCGCCGACCCCGCGCCGTCCGCCGACGGGAGCGCGAACACCGTCTGGTATGCCTCCAACGGCTGGTCCCGCTCCGTGTACCCGTACCGCACCGGCCTCCCGTACCGCGCCAGCAGCCCCGGCACCCCCACATCCGCCCGAGCCCACCACAGCCGCGAGCCTCTCCCCACGCCCCCAGGGGGCGAGGGGAGACCCCCAGGCTCCAGCGGCGCCTCCAGCACCAGCCGCGCGCCTCCCGGCAGCCGCACCACCGCGCCCGCCGGGCCGCCCGCCCGCATCCGGGTACTGCCCCGGCCGTCCGGCGCCCGCAGCTCCACCGCCCACCGGCCGTCCTCGCCCCGGGTCGAGAAGTGCACGACGACCGCCTCCCCGCCCAGCCGCCCCGTCACCGCCGCGGCCAGCGTCGGCGAGGTGTTCACCACCAGCACGTCACCCGCCCGCAGCATCCCCGGCAGCTCCCGGAACGCGTGGTGCGACACCTCCGTACCCCGCGACACCAGGAGCCGTACGTCGTCCCGCCCCGAGCCCCGCTGCTCGGCCGGCACCCGCGCCGACAGCTCCTCCGGAACCCTCAGCCCCTTCAGCCCGGTCCGCGCCGCCGCACTCACCCGGTCACCCCCAGCAGCTCGGGCGCCGTGTACCGGCTGCTCGCCGCGCGCTCGTCGAGCAGCCGCAGGAACGCCGGGACGACCTCCTCCGGCAGCGGCGCGCCCGCCGCCTCCTCCGGCTCGGCCGCCGCCAGCATCTCCGTCCGCATGCCCCCGGGATCCACCCACCACACCCGCAGCCCCGGCTCCTCCACCGCCAGCACCGCCGACAGCTGGTCCAGCGCGGCCTTCGTCGCCCCGTAGCCGCCCCAGGTGCGGTACGCCTCCACGGCCGCGTCCGAGCTGATGTCCAGCACCGCCCCCTCCGGCGCCGCGCGCAGCAGCGGCAGCGCCTCCTGGATCAGCCCGAGCGGGGCCACCACATTGACCTCGAGCGCCGCCCGGAACCGGTCCAGCGGGTGACTCTCCAACGGCACCAGCGGCTCGACGCCCAGGATCCCGGCGTTGTTCACCAGCAGATCGAGGCCGCCGAACTCCGCCGCCGCGGCCACCAGCTCCTTGCGGTGCGCCGGGTCCGTGACATCGCCGGGCAGCGCCGCCACCTCGACCCCGTGGCCGCGCAGCCCGTCCGCCGCCTCCTCCAGCGCCTTCGCCGTCCGGGCGTCCAGGACCAGGTCCCAGCCCCGGCCGGCCAGTGCGTGTGCCAGCGCCCGGCCCAGACCCCTGGACGCCCCCGTGATGATCGCGACAGGCATGCCGTCCATCCCCTCGAGAAATGTTCCATCGACGGGATCCAGCGTCCGGCCGCGCACCCGCCCGCCGCCTCGTCCCCGGGCCCCGACCCGGCAAGGCACTTCGACCTAGGCCGCCGGGCCCAGGCCCCGGCCGTCTCCGGTCGGATACGGACCGTCACACCCCACCGGTACGGTGAAGTCATGAGTCACCGACCGAGCTCCGGCCTCGCCGCCGTGAGCACCGCGCTGCTGGCGATGAGCCGCCGGATGGAGGTCCGCGACGTCCTCAAGACGATCGTGGCGTCCGCGCGTGAGCTGCTCGACGCCGAGTACGCGGCGCTCGGCGTGCCGGACGACCACGGCGGCTTCGCCCAGTTCGTCGTCGACGGCGTCAGCGACGCGCAGTGGAAGGCCATCGGCCCGCTGCCCCGGCAGCACGGCATCCTCGCCGCGATGCTCCACAAGGCCGAGCCCGAGCGGCTCGCGGACGTGCGCACGGATCCGCGCTTCGAGGGCTGGCCCGCCGCGCACCCGGAGATGTCGGACTTCCTCGGCCTGCCGATCCGCGACGGCGACGAGATCCTCGGCGCCCTCTTCCTCGCCAACAAGCGCTGCCCCAAGCCGGCCGGCGGCTGCGGCTTCACCGCGGAGGACGAGGAACTCCTCTCGATCCTCGCCCAGCACGCCGCGATCGCCCTGACGAACGCCCGGCTGTACGAGCGCAGCCGCGAGCTCACCATCGCGGAGGAGCGCTCCCGGCTCGCGCACGAGCTGCACGACGCGGTCAGCCAGAAGCTGTTCTCGCTGCGGCTCACCGCCCAGGCCGCCGCCGCGCTCGTCGACCGCGATCCCGCCCGCGCCAAGGGCGAACTCCAGCAGGTCGCCGCGCTGGCCGCCGAGGCCGCGGACGAGCTGCGTGCGGCGGTCGTCGAACTGCGCCCCGCCGCGCTCGACGAGGACGGGCTCGTCCACACCCTGCGCACCCAGGTGCAGGTCCTGGACCGTGCCCACACGGCGAGGGTCACGTTCGACGGTTCGGGGGTCCGCGCGCTCCCGGCCGCCCAGGAGGAAGCCCTCCTGAGGGTCGCCCAGGAGGCTTTGCACAACGCGCTGCGGCACTCCGGCGCCGAACGGGTCGAAGTGACCCTCGTCCGCCACGGCCAGGGCGCGCTGCTCACCGTCACCGACGACGGACGGGGCTTCGAACCGAGCGCGGTCCGCAAGGCGGGCCGGCACCTCGGCCTGGTCTCCATGCGGGATCGCGCCGGCGGGGTCGGCGGCAGACTCACCGTGACCTCGGCGCCCGGCCGCGGCACCACGATCGAGATGGAGGTCCCCGGTGGCTGAGAACGAGAGGGGCAGCGCGGAGCGCTTCGTCGGAAGGGCGGTGGTGGGAGGCGGGAGGGTCATCAGGGTGCTGCTGGTGGACGACCACCAGGTGGTCCGCCGAGGCCTGCGCACCTTCCTGGAAGTACAGGACGACATAGAGGTGGTCGGCGAGGCCGCCGACGGCGCGGAGGGCGTGGCGCGCGCGGAGGAACTGAGACCCGACGTCGTCCTCATGGACGTGAAGATGCCGGGCATGGACGGCATCGAGGCCCTGCGGAAGCTGCGCGAGCTGGCGAACCCGGCGAAGGTGCTGATCGTCACCAGCTTCACCGAGCAGCGCACGGTGGTCCCCGCGCTGCGCGCGGGCGCGTCCGGCTACGTCTACAAGGACGTCGACCCGGACGCCCTGGCCGGAGCGATCCGCTCGGTCCACGCCGGCCACGTCCTGCTCCAGCCGGAGGTCGCCGGCGCCCTCCTGAGCCAGGACGACGGGCACGGCGGCACGGGCCGGGGCTCCACACTCACGGAACGCGAACGCGAGGTCCTGGGCCTGATCGCGGACGGCCGTTCGAACAGGGAGATCGCCCGAGCGCTGGTCCTGTCGGAGAAGACGGTGAAGACCCACGTCTCGAACATCTTGATGAAGCTCGACCTGGCGGACCGCACGCAGGCGGCGCTCTGGGCGGTTCGCCACGGTCTGACGTCATAGCCGCGACGATCATGTTCATACTGTCGGGCGAATATCCCCCACATGGCGCAACCGCGCCGTCCGGTGACCGTTCTCCATGGCGTACTGCACGGCACCGACCAGGAGGATCCCGAACATGAACAGCTTCAAGAAGGCCGCCGCTCTCACCATGGTCGCGGGCGGCCTCGTCGCCGCCGGCGCGGGCGTCGCGTCCGCCCACGGCGGCGCCGACGCGAACGCCGAGGCCGTAGGCAACCCCGGCGTCGTCTCCGGCAACGTGGTCCAGGCCCCCGTCCACGTCCCGGTCAACGTCACCGGCAACAGCATCAACGTCATCGGCCTCCTGAACCCCGCCTTCGGCAACACCACCGCCAACCACTGACGTGACCGAGCGGACACGGGAGCCGCTCGGCCCAACGACTCGGTAGAAGCTGCCCGCCGGGGGCCTGGGGGCGACAGCCCCCGGTACCCCCGGGGTCCGGGGCGGAGCCCCGGTTTCGGGAAGGGGCGGGGTGGGGGGGGAGAAGCCCGCCGCAGGCGCCCACCCCCACCCCGCCCCCCAACCCCGGCACCCCCTACCGCTCCCGCTCCTCCACCCACGCGTTGTACGCCGCCACCTGCGCCCTCCGCGCCACCCTCTCCACCGGCCGCAACGCGGCCCCCCGCGCCGCCATCTCCGCCGCGCTCACCGCACCCCCTTGCCCGTTCTCGTACGCGAGGGACACCAGCAGCGACACCCGCTGTGCCAGCTCCAGCACCCGCACCGCCCGCGCCGGGTACCCCGGCGCCAGCACCTCAAGCCCCGCCGACGCCTCCGCCCGCGCCCGGTAAGCGTCCCGCGCCGCGTCCGCCACCGGCCCCGACCCGGCCACGTCCAGCTTCGTCAGCACCGCCGTCGCCTCGCGCAACGCCTCGGCGAGCTCCCGCTCCGCCTCCCCGAGCGACGGCACGTCCGCCGGCGGCGCCTCCCGTACCGCCAGGCACTGCCAGACGACCTCCACATGGACGTCGCCCGCCGGCCCCCGCTCCGTGACCTCCGGCACCAGCCCGTACGGCGCGCCGTAGCCGACCACGGCCTCCTCCGCCTCCAGCGCCCGCGCGTTGAAGTCCGGCGGGCCGCTGAGCCCCAGCGGATGGCCCGGCGCGGGGAGCGCCACCCGCCACCCCGTGACCCCGAGCCGCCGCAGCCGCCCGAGCGCCAGCGTCAGCCCGACCGGCCCCGCCTCACCCGGCAGCCCCTCCACCCGATGCACCGCGTCGTCCCCGACGATCGCCTCCGCCGCGTCGTCCGGCGACACCGCTCCGGCCAGGAGGGCGTTGCCCCAAGCGGCCAGGCGTCCTGAGCGTGGTTCCCAAAGCATGCCCCCAGACTAGGGACTCACCGCGCCCCCGACGCCGGTACGGGCAAGTACCGGCCCTAGGGACCGTGGCGCTCCGGCAGTGGCGTAGGTTTTCCCTGGACGCCGCGCCCGCCCGCGCAGGCGACGACACGACTCGACCGCAAGGGGAGACAACGCGACCATGAGCGATGTACTGGAGCTGGTGGACGTATCAGTGGTCCGCGACGGACGCGCTCTGGTGGACGAGGTCTCGTGGTCGGTCAAGGAGGGCGAGCGCTGGGTCATCCTCGGGCCCAACGGCGCCGGCAAGACCACTCTCCTCAACCTCGCCTCCAGCTACCTCTTCCCGACCACCGGCACCGCCCGGATCCTCGGCGAGCAGCTCGGCGGCGTCGGCACGGACGTCTTCGAGCTCCGCCCGCGCATCGGCATGGCCGGCATCGCCATGGCCGAGAAGCTCCCCAAGCGCCAGACCGTGCTGCAGACCGTCCTCACCGCCGCGTACGGCATGACCGCGACCTGGCACGAG
This sequence is a window from Streptomyces sp. HUAS YS2. Protein-coding genes within it:
- a CDS encoding transglycosylase SLT domain-containing protein; translated protein: MSANTPGHYRLNKKHKLSIAGVAALSAAALTFSLASGTDASAETEPQALTNTKPVAWAYNADSAQAKALHAGLTEQQNAVSLQAKQTAAAKAKAEAAAKAKAAAKAKAAAKAKADAVAKAKADAKKRAAAKTAASRAAARKPVFANNLDGWIREALFIMDKHNIPGTYEGIHRNIMRESSGNPRAINNWDINAINGVPSKGLLQVIKPTFDAYHIAGTSWDQYDPVANIVAACNYAADRYGSMDNVNSAY
- a CDS encoding S-adenosylmethionine:tRNA ribosyltransferase-isomerase gives rise to the protein MSAAARTGLKGLRVPEELSARVPAEQRGSGRDDVRLLVSRGTEVSHHAFRELPGMLRAGDVLVVNTSPTLAAAVTGRLGGEAVVVHFSTRGEDGRWAVELRAPDGRGSTRMRAGGPAGAVVRLPGGARLVLEAPLEPGGLPSPPGGVGRGSRLWWARADVGVPGLLARYGRPVRYGYTERDQPLEAYQTVFALPSADGAGSAEMPSAGRPFTAELVAELVSRGVQFAPLTLHTGVASTEAHEPPYPEWFEVPTTTAWLVNAARAGGGRVIAVGTTAVRALESATVAPERRPEAGRDGVVRDGVVRAASGWTDLVVTPERGVRVVDGLLTGLHEPEASHLLMLEAVAGRPALEAAYAEALRERYLWHEFGDVHLILPAEASHCAHCARNGW
- a CDS encoding SDR family NAD(P)-dependent oxidoreductase translates to MPVAIITGASRGLGRALAHALAGRGWDLVLDARTAKALEEAADGLRGHGVEVAALPGDVTDPAHRKELVAAAAEFGGLDLLVNNAGILGVEPLVPLESHPLDRFRAALEVNVVAPLGLIQEALPLLRAAPEGAVLDISSDAAVEAYRTWGGYGATKAALDQLSAVLAVEEPGLRVWWVDPGGMRTEMLAAAEPEEAAGAPLPEEVVPAFLRLLDERAASSRYTAPELLGVTG
- a CDS encoding GAF domain-containing sensor histidine kinase; amino-acid sequence: MSHRPSSGLAAVSTALLAMSRRMEVRDVLKTIVASARELLDAEYAALGVPDDHGGFAQFVVDGVSDAQWKAIGPLPRQHGILAAMLHKAEPERLADVRTDPRFEGWPAAHPEMSDFLGLPIRDGDEILGALFLANKRCPKPAGGCGFTAEDEELLSILAQHAAIALTNARLYERSRELTIAEERSRLAHELHDAVSQKLFSLRLTAQAAAALVDRDPARAKGELQQVAALAAEAADELRAAVVELRPAALDEDGLVHTLRTQVQVLDRAHTARVTFDGSGVRALPAAQEEALLRVAQEALHNALRHSGAERVEVTLVRHGQGALLTVTDDGRGFEPSAVRKAGRHLGLVSMRDRAGGVGGRLTVTSAPGRGTTIEMEVPGG
- a CDS encoding response regulator transcription factor, with protein sequence MGGGRVIRVLLVDDHQVVRRGLRTFLEVQDDIEVVGEAADGAEGVARAEELRPDVVLMDVKMPGMDGIEALRKLRELANPAKVLIVTSFTEQRTVVPALRAGASGYVYKDVDPDALAGAIRSVHAGHVLLQPEVAGALLSQDDGHGGTGRGSTLTEREREVLGLIADGRSNREIARALVLSEKTVKTHVSNILMKLDLADRTQAALWAVRHGLTS
- a CDS encoding chaplin: MNSFKKAAALTMVAGGLVAAGAGVASAHGGADANAEAVGNPGVVSGNVVQAPVHVPVNVTGNSINVIGLLNPAFGNTTANH